Proteins co-encoded in one Streptomyces roseochromogenus subsp. oscitans DS 12.976 genomic window:
- a CDS encoding MarR family winged helix-turn-helix transcriptional regulator, translated as MSKREQDQAIADVERAMVAIRRSQTRRSLGRLAPPDGGKPIDPTLFNVLDVIEDRDKPCSVSDVATALGVDQPRASRLVLRTVEEGWLDRRTDPSDARRTLLALTDSGREQLDRTHRFRQEIFARVMADWPDADRSEFARLITAFVTSFAQVVPETE; from the coding sequence ATGTCGAAGAGGGAACAAGACCAGGCGATCGCCGACGTCGAACGGGCCATGGTGGCGATCCGCCGCAGCCAGACCCGCCGATCGCTGGGGCGGTTGGCGCCACCCGACGGCGGCAAGCCGATCGACCCCACGCTGTTCAACGTGCTGGACGTCATCGAGGACCGCGACAAGCCGTGCTCCGTCTCGGACGTCGCCACCGCACTAGGCGTTGATCAACCCAGAGCGAGCCGACTGGTGCTCCGCACCGTCGAGGAAGGGTGGCTGGACCGCAGGACCGACCCGTCCGACGCCCGGCGCACGCTGCTCGCTCTGACCGACTCCGGGCGGGAACAGCTCGACCGCACACACCGGTTCCGGCAGGAGATCTTCGCGCGGGTGATGGCGGACTGGCCGGACGCCGACCGGTCCGAGTTCGCCCGACTCATCACCGCGTTCGTAACCTCGTTCGCCCAGGTGGTCCCCGAGACCGAATGA
- a CDS encoding MarR family winged helix-turn-helix transcriptional regulator, protein MTDLTQLPNVREQRPLGYWLKHIDGAIEESLGRLFATDGLNRRGWQVLNSISYDPITIAELDETMAAFLSADEPTMRPYVDRFVERGWAHTADDGAVALTGEGRRAHQRVAEQSGALRVRMMECLSSEEHTVLMELLQRVATHLDALAVETPRQ, encoded by the coding sequence GTGACCGACCTGACTCAGCTGCCCAACGTCCGCGAGCAGCGCCCGCTCGGCTACTGGTTGAAGCACATCGACGGGGCGATCGAGGAGAGCCTGGGCCGGCTGTTCGCCACGGACGGCCTGAACCGGCGAGGGTGGCAGGTGCTGAACAGCATCTCGTACGACCCGATCACCATCGCCGAACTCGACGAGACCATGGCCGCGTTCCTGTCCGCCGACGAGCCAACCATGCGCCCGTACGTCGACCGGTTCGTCGAGCGCGGCTGGGCACACACGGCTGACGACGGCGCGGTGGCGCTGACCGGCGAGGGCCGACGGGCGCACCAGCGGGTTGCCGAGCAGTCCGGAGCCTTGAGGGTTCGGATGATGGAGTGCCTCTCGTCCGAGGAGCACACGGTATTGATGGAACTGCTTCAGCGGGTCGCCACCCACCTTGACGCCCTGGCGGTCGAAACGCCCCGTCAGTAG